The Brassica napus cultivar Da-Ae chromosome C7, Da-Ae, whole genome shotgun sequence genomic interval gaggcgccaCACTCAACTACCCCACCTATGACCAGGAGCTAtatgctttggtgagagctctccaAACGTGGCAAcactatctttggcctaaggagtttgtTATCCACACGGACCACCAGTCCTTGAGACATCTTAAGGGTCAacagaagctgaacaagagaCACGAACgatgggttgagttcattgagacatttccttatgttaTCAAGTACAAGCAAGGTAAGGAAAATGTTGTGGCTGATGCTTTGTCCcgaaggtatactcttctctCAGCCCTTGAAACTAAACTACTTGGCTTTGAATTTATCAAAGATTTGTATGTGACTGATCCGGATTTCAAAGAAATATTTCAGAAATGTTCCAAAGTGGCTTATGGAAAATACTATCAAAATTCTGGTTTTTTGTTCTTTGATAACCGCttgtgtgtgccccaatgttctttgagggagttgtttctcagtgaatctcatggaggaggtcttatgggacactttggagtcAAGAAGACATACAAGACAGTTTTTGATCACTTCTACTGGCCAAGCTTGATGAAGGACGTTGAGAGGATTTGTAGCCGATGTGTGATCTGCAAGAAATCCAAAACCAAGACATCTAATCACGGTTTGTATTCGGCTCTACCcattccttctcatccttgggtagatatttctatggattttgttctTGGTTTGCCTAGGACTAAAACTGGCCGAGACTCCatctttgtggttgtggataggttttcgaaaatggctcacTTCATTccatgtcataaaactgatgatgctgtgCAAGTTGCTGAATTGTTCTTAAGGGAaattgttagattgcatggaattcctaagaccattgtctctgatcgtgatgctaagttctttagctatttttggaaaactttgTGGTCTAAATTAGGAACCAGATTGATGTTCTCTACGACTTGtcacccacaaactgatggCCAAACTGAAGTAGTGAATAGAACTTTGTCCGCTTTGCTTAGATCATTGGTTAAGAAAAACCTCAAGCAttgggaagaatgtttgcctcatgttgagtttgcttataaccatgctatgcattctgctACTAAGTTCTCACCTTTTGAAGTCGTTTATGGCTTTAATCCTttatctccacttgatcttttgcctTTGCCTTTAAGTGAAAGAGTTAGCACAGATGGCAATAGGAAAGCAGACACTATCAAGAAGCTACATGAGCAGGTTCGTTCAAACATTGAAGCCAAAACCGAAGGATACAAAAGATATGCCAACAAGAAGAGAAAGGAGGTGATCTTTAAAGAGGGTGATTGTGTttgggttcacttgaggaaagAACGGTTTCCAGAAGAAAGAAAGTCGAAACTTATGCCTCGGGTTGATGGTCCTTTCCAGATTTTTAGgaagatcaatgacaatgcttaTCAGATTGACTTacaaggtaagtatgatattTCTTCGAGTTTTAatgtgtctgatctttctccttttcttgtAGACGATCCAGATttgtggacaaatccttttaaagaaggagggaatgatgtgccccagtccatGGACCAGACTGATCAGAACGCTCCAGACGTCCCAGTTGAGGTTCATCCTTCCGATCAGATCAGACAGACCAATCGGGCCGTGTACCATCTCGATCCACTTACATCCGGAATGAAGCTTCGACCAAGTCCACGTCCTGAACACCAAACGGACCGAACCAGTACGCGACCTTCCCAGCCATCTCGACAATCCAAAGCCAACAGCCGAGCCAGACTTGAcgtggatcatgccagacttgaccttgatcatgccagacttgagaaagatcatgccagacttgagaaagatcatgtcagacttgacttggatcatgaggtttcacaaaatgatcgagacttctctCTTTTGGCTCGATTGGCTCGTACCGCATGTACCAACGACCGTGGTGATGATCTCTCTACCTTGTTCGATCCGATCATGGACTTTTCCTTTGGAAATTTctctaaggcaaggatccttaAGCTATCAGAAGACTTGGGCTTTGTTGGAACACAACTTGTCCGATCAGAACGTCCCGCGGCCCTTGTTGATCGTCCCGCCTATGTGCTGATCCTTACTGCTTTGGACTTAGCCGGTTCGGATGCATCTGGACGGAAGCCGAACGGTCACTTTGACTAGCTTATCTCTTTATTTCCGTGTAttgactagatctagatctagatctagttttctatttaattactagatctacaaaactctataagtatgaaactctttcattttaataaatcagaAATCGATTTTGTCAAAAGCttttgagttaaactctttgttcttcgtttaagaacttgtcttgtttcttggtgagtcatatccaagtaaacacttcctcaaatcgttggccttgtgagtcatatcaagcaacgacgagagatccttcacttggtggtcttgtgagtcatatcaagcaccatttggagtcgggaatatcgaaggcctttccgaaaccttcgtgcgacccttAAATCCATTCAGTTCTCcatccggagttcatatccaaatctgatccattcgagtgagccgatcttagggtccttcatTATTGCTTCCACAAAATTTTCCACACATAACCGAGCAGTGGTTCCACCGAGCCTGATGTATTCGTCAACCGCATCAACCGCCGAACCATATGCCAACACATGAATAGCtgctgtacacttttgaagtgtaGAAAGACCAAGCCTTCCGATACCGTCCTTCTTTTGACGAAAAAATGGAACTTCGTTTGAGAGGCGCTCAACAATATGCATAAACAAtcgcttgttcattcgaaatcTTCGTCTGAATAGATTTTCCGGATATGTTGGAGTGTCACTGAAATAGTCATTCCACAACCGGAGATGgccttcttcacgatttctttcgataaaaattCGTTTCTTTCTTGCCCTCCTTTCATCTTGTTGATCACCGTTAGCAATGAGTAAATTCTCGAATGTATGATccaaatattgatcaaaaaattgaTCATACTCTTCATCAAACGAGTCTTGAAAATTGTTGTGAGAAGAAGATGTCATAAGATagatttttttgagaaagataATGGAGAGAATGGAGAGAGATGGGAGAATAGAAAATAGACttattttagaaagaaaatGGAGAGAATGGAGAGAGATGGGAGAACTACGCTGCTACTCTTGACAATATATAATAGATGGGAGAATGATAATGTGCCCGTGATGCAAGAATACAAAAGCTTTCACTCTCGTGACCACTACAAAACATTTCACTCTCGTGACCTGACATGAAACATAACGACAACATGTACTTGATACAACAACATGACCACAACATTACATGAAACATGACCACAACATGACCACAACAACAACATTTCACACATGACCACAACGTGACAACTACAAGACAAGAAACAGCTCCACTCTCGTGACCAGTCATTGACAACAGCTCCACTCCCGTGAACTCTCTCCACCTGCAataacaagaacaagaacaagatcAACACGAGGAACATAACAAGATAATTTCAAACATTTTTGttgattaataaaacataagaagaacaagaacataacattttaactcattaataaaacataacaaGAACATTTTTAATACATGAAAACCGTGAGAACATTTAAACTACATGAAGAGAACCAAGCAACAAACATAAAGAGAACCAAGCAACAAACTTAAAGAACTTGAAGCATACTTAAACTAATTATACAACAAGTCACTGATGAGCTTCTTCTTGAGGGCATGTTCTTCATCATCTAGAGGTTCTTTTTTGGTAATTAAACTGTCTAGAAGCATGTTCTTAGACAAGCGATCTTTCATGACCAAGTCTTGTTGTTTTAATGACACCATAGACTGAAACTCCTTGTCCGCATTCTCCTTCCGCATTCTCCTCAACCACTGTCTTCTTACCATGGGCCTTAGCGGCTTTAACACCCTCTAGACGCATCGTTTCAGTTGGTTGAGAGCTTGAACAATCTGCCCCGTCCTCATCACCCTTTCTTTTTTTAGAGCTTTCAGCGTTTTTGGAAGATGAAAGCTCACACCACTTCTGGTCGTTCCTCAGCTCAttccaagcatgttcaaggagaaATCTCTTCTTATGGTTGTTGTAAAAAATTTCATGAGCACGTTTCACCACATCATTCTCGTTCTGGCCACTACTTCTCTCCCTTGTTGCATCTTCATAGGCTCCACAGAACTTGCAAACTTGTTCATTTATCTTGTGCCATCGATGCTTACAATTATTTCCCTCTCTCTGTTCACCACCAGAGACCTAACTCGCTGAAAAATACGCTGCTACTCTTGACCAGAAAGCGCCTAATTTTTGCTCATTGTTAACCACTGCATCTTTGCTCGTGTTTAACCACGAGCTAATGAGCAACATATCATCCGAAGGCGTCCACTTCCTTCGTTCTTTACAGTCAGGAGGAGTGTTTCCAACGAAGTTCGAATCAGCTGTACCTTGAGTGGGAAGAAAAGGAACTTGGCTTGAAGATAGCTCGACACTATCTTCATAGGAACCAAAGGCAATATCTTGTTGACTATTTAGTAGACCAACAAAATTTGGATTCTGTCTATATGGATTGGAATCCATATCCGAGGATGGCAAAGAAGAGATAAATTAAAGAACAAAGGGGAGGAAGTGGGGTTGGGGTTGTTCAAGAAAGAGGAGAAGGACACAGTTTAATAGAAGGAAGAGAAGCATTGATCACAACCAAACCCGAGTGGACATATATCTAACACAATTATCACACTACACCATCCATATCTATCAAACCAAAACTTCAATTTATTATCTTAACACAACCGTACTTTCAATTTATTATCTTCATACAACCATAACCTAACGCATTCATTACACTACACATCCTATATCGTTTAAACATAACATCAATTAATTACTGAGCAATTTATTACGGTTCAAGAACAAGAACTCAAACAGAAAGTTAAACAAACATGCTTTTCCAGTTCAAGACAGCAATAAAATTCATTTCAGACAACAATAAAATTCTAATTCAATCGCAACTGAACACACAAAACACCAACCAATACAAACAACGGTTTAACCAATTCAACAGAGCAAAGATCAAGTATTTATCCAATTCAAAAGATCAAAGACAAAGGTTTTACCTTCATGAACTATCGTGGGTGTTTTGTCTGACAAATAGAAAGGTTCAGCCTCGATCATGTCTCTTGATCAATCCACCTCAAGACACAAagacagaaaaaaaatcaaacgatTGAAATCGTTATGATTCACTATGAAAGAGAACAATCTAATTGAAATTATTAAGACATGCATaattgaaattttcaaacattAAAACTAATCTTTACCTTTCGATTTGTCTGAGCATCAACAGTCACCATTTTGCTTCCTCTCCGAGAGCCACCACGAGGGAGATCTCGCCGTTTTCCTTGGTCGAGGAGAGGAACCGATAGAGGAACGCCGTTTTCTTTCGTCGACAAGACCCACTGAGAGAGACACCGTTTCGTTGAGGAGAGACACCGTGAAGAAGTGAAATCGCCATTCGGTCGCTTCGGAGAAGAGAgaaggaagaaagaaagaaagaaaagaaggaaaAGAGACGAAACCCgtgtcctctctctctcctctctccaatGAAGCTCCGACGCGTGGCGCCGAGGGACGGACGCTTCGCGGTGCTAATTAGGCAACACCCCTTTGCTTAATTcatgtttttcatttatttttaatcttaatttACCTAAGCAACCAACCTAAACTACCCAGTAAACATGCTCTGAGGAGCTTGGACTGTGGAAGAGCAGAGAGAAGCCTGGAATTCAGAGGAGCAGAGAGAAGCTTGGACTTCAGAGGAGCAGAGAGGCGACAGGACTGCAGAGGAGAAGAAAAGAGATTCGACTGCGACTCTACGACCACCGAGGAAATAACCGGAGACTGTACTGCCACACTTCCTTACGCCATCAGAGAGGAGAAGACGGAAGAGGAGATGAACGGAGAGGACACCACACCTTGCACTACCGGAGAAGAAAGAGGATATGAGATTCACAGAGGGGAAAGAAAAGATGAGGAGATGAGATTCACAGAGGGGAAAGAAAAGATGAGGAAGAGGGATGAAGATCTCAGATCtgagaaagaaagataaaaaaggataaaccaaaaaaaataaatataaatgtattccATCCGTTAGATTAAAGTACTATCAACGGCTATGATTAGAAAATGAGTTATCCTCGCCCTTTTACATTAACAATCTacctttcttattttattttaaaatcttggTATCTTGGTCAGAGAGACGCGGGGAAGGAGGGAGATTTTGGTGGTGATACTAAAAAATTTTATAAGTGACAAAATAAATTCATTCTTTATATGATTAACTGTAATACATTAGATTTGCagcaatattttaataaattatatgtaaaacTACAttctaataaattatatatgtgaCTTTATCATAACTGATTCGAATTAAACTCTATGGCTACGAAAATATTGCATTCCTTAAATAATAAGAAATGAATTAGACTTATAGctatattttaataagttatGTAAAGCTACATTCTAATAATTGTATATATGACTGGTAAAATCTGACATTTTAAGGTCAAGGGTAAGCATTTGTAGTTTTAGGTTAAAGTGTATAGAGTTTGGCATTTGGGGTTTAGGCTTTAGGGATGGGTGATAACACACATGCATTTGTAGGTTTATGTTAAAATGGATGTAGTTTGAGTTTGGAGCGTAGGTTTAAAGGGTTTAGGAATTGGTATGATACACAAACATTTATAGATTTATGTTAATGTGTATAAAGATTAAGATTTGGGGTTTAAGGATTGGTGATGATACATATGTTATTGCTATTTAGCTACATTTTTTGTGACCATCAattgataaatataataattatggcAACAACTTATCTCTAGCCTAGACATAGCTATTTACCTACAGAGATCAATGGAATCGATCTCTAGCTATATAGCTACGGATTGCTACGGTTAGTTACAAATTTAGCCACAAAATCGAAGTTATGTATTCTGTCGCCATTATTGTAGCTAATTCATTTAGCTACAGAAATGTCTTCGCCCATCCGCAGCTAATTGAGTGAATTCTTGTAGTGGTTGGGAATTTTGTTGTTTGGTTAGTTTAAGTTTTGATTTCAATCCAAGTGGTTAATATGATAGCTCATAACAAACTATCGTTCACCTCTTGACAATATTCAAAAGGCATTTAGATTTAAATCTAGGAAAAaatgccaaatatgactcacaacttgatttcaaatccaaaagtaaacccaaacttgaatcaaatgcaaaagtaacctaaaaggctattgaaattacaaccagccccttgtgaacaaacaaaaaaaccaacaaaaatttacgtttctaacccccgtaagtcgtctgtccagacgactttacagtaagtcgtctggactagttctacttagaaataatttaaaaaatttgtaaaaaatattttgataattgaaaaattgaaatcatgtaattaacatatgttttaagaggtataaattaagatataacaaaagttaattgttttcaacatagatgagtgaaagtagtgtgtcatgatattctttggtttaggttttgccaacatatgttgtagtattgtatgtcttCTTAGGGTTAGCttttggaatgcataaatgtttttttgaaaactttaaaatttacctaagtgtgtttatttctgtgtatagtaaacactatttaagtataactacggctttataacgtggttagttagttaatttagtcaatttagtttaggtgttaaatttagggtctgggaagacttactagtaagtcgtctgatgtacaatattcaacagacgacttactagtaagtcgtccaaaccggaccgaacctttaatttttcaatgtacttttaaacctaaccggattatttaccggacatatataagatgttttttttattcactgtttttgcgaaattcagaaaatccTAACGctgtttctctcaaaggcgatttccgtcgattctctctaatccatcgttctcaccgccgATTATC includes:
- the LOC125590514 gene encoding glutathione S-transferase T3-like, whose product is MDSNPYRQNPNFVGLLNSQQDIAFGSYEDSVELSSSQVPFLPTQGTADSNFVGNTPPDCKERRKWTPSDDMLLISSWLNTSKDAVVNNEQKLGAFWSRVAAYFSANATRERSSGQNENDVVKRAHEIFYNNHKKRFLLEHAWNELRNDQKWCELSSSKNAESSKKRKGDEDGADCSSSQPTETMRLEGVKAAKAHGKKTVVEENAEGECGQGVSVYGVIKTTRLGHERSLV